The following are encoded in a window of Picosynechococcus sp. PCC 7002 genomic DNA:
- a CDS encoding AbrB/MazE/SpoVT family DNA-binding domain-containing protein, with protein MITQKITKWGNSFGIRLPQSMLQQCGWQEGEQVTISMENNQIILSLARPKYSLAELLKDAKPEAQHSEVDWGEAQGEESW; from the coding sequence ATGATCACCCAAAAAATCACGAAATGGGGCAACTCTTTTGGTATTCGCTTGCCTCAATCCATGCTCCAGCAATGCGGTTGGCAGGAAGGGGAACAAGTGACGATATCAATGGAAAACAACCAAATTATTTTGAGCCTTGCTCGACCAAAATATAGCCTTGCGGAATTACTCAAGGATGCAAAACCTGAAGCACAGCATTCTGAAGTGGATTGGGGGGAAGCCCAAGGAGAAGAGTCTTGGTAA
- a CDS encoding VOC family protein yields the protein MSEMITAQFRHVMLMVEDVAAAIDFFHRGLGLPIKAQSPTWGEVEANGTTIAFHSVAEPPNTGDTPILSFCVEDVYGAIAQLEALGGSLEGRVREPSFGKVAAVRSPQGQLISLLQPVAISTVSK from the coding sequence ATGTCTGAAATGATTACTGCTCAATTTCGCCACGTCATGTTGATGGTTGAAGATGTGGCCGCTGCTATTGACTTTTTCCATCGGGGGTTAGGGCTACCGATCAAGGCCCAAAGTCCCACCTGGGGGGAAGTAGAAGCCAATGGCACCACCATCGCTTTTCACAGTGTGGCGGAACCGCCAAACACAGGCGACACTCCCATTCTCAGTTTTTGTGTAGAGGATGTGTACGGGGCGATCGCCCAACTCGAAGCCCTCGGTGGCAGCCTCGAAGGTCGTGTACGGGAACCCTCCTTTGGCAAAGTGGCCGCAGTGCGGAGTCCCCAGGGGCAGTTAATTAGTCTCCTGCAACCAGTTGCTATCTCTACCGTTTCAAAATAA
- a CDS encoding type II toxin-antitoxin system PemK/MazF family toxin — protein MVPKRGDIIFLELNPRTGSEQSGYRPAIVISPEEYNRISNLTLICPITNKEKGWVFEVKLPPNLKTQGVILVDQIRAVDCRARKAKIVEQLPLDTLNEVLARLEPLLI, from the coding sequence ATGGTTCCTAAGCGGGGGGATATTATTTTTCTCGAACTGAATCCCCGCACAGGTAGTGAACAATCAGGTTATCGTCCGGCGATCGTGATTTCTCCTGAGGAATATAACCGTATTTCTAATCTGACCCTAATCTGTCCAATCACGAATAAAGAAAAAGGCTGGGTGTTTGAGGTGAAACTTCCGCCTAATCTCAAAACCCAAGGCGTCATCCTGGTCGATCAAATCCGGGCGGTGGACTGTCGAGCCAGGAAAGCAAAAATTGTGGAACAACTTCCCCTTGACACTCTTAATGAAGTACTCGCGAGGTTAGAGCCTCTTTTGATTTAG
- a CDS encoding ABC transporter substrate-binding protein: MQMPYFKRCLSLSLLLLMVGCSQSSSNVADIAPTAPEISNAATTEPETITKIVALTSLSADIIARLDAEKLVGIPGSRLLANNPTFAGLPTVSEGQTPPSLEKIVALKPDLVVGATGFHDQVLARLEELGIQTLATAVPDWRSLEALTQTLAEKTQTDPTPLLQSYAQCVPQGASPDDPTLVLVSNQPMLAPNKESWAGDLLQRFQLNNLVADLQGDSPQQGYVTLSPEKVLAANPEMLIMVDVGDDSINQLKSAPFWQDLAAVKNDRIYTFDYYGLVNPGGLEAIQSTCEKLQSIT, translated from the coding sequence ATGCAAATGCCCTATTTTAAACGTTGCCTAAGCCTGTCCTTGTTGCTGTTAATGGTCGGTTGCAGCCAAAGTTCATCGAATGTTGCGGATATCGCCCCAACTGCCCCAGAGATTAGCAATGCAGCAACCACCGAACCGGAAACGATCACCAAAATTGTCGCCCTCACTTCCCTGTCAGCGGATATTATTGCCCGTCTCGATGCAGAAAAATTAGTGGGAATTCCGGGAAGCCGTTTATTGGCAAACAACCCCACCTTTGCGGGACTGCCCACGGTCAGCGAAGGGCAAACGCCCCCCAGTCTCGAAAAAATTGTTGCCCTCAAACCAGATTTAGTCGTTGGTGCAACGGGGTTCCATGATCAAGTATTGGCAAGATTGGAGGAATTGGGCATTCAAACCCTCGCCACTGCTGTCCCCGATTGGCGATCGCTTGAAGCATTAACCCAGACCCTCGCCGAAAAAACCCAAACCGACCCAACGCCCCTACTCCAAAGCTACGCTCAATGCGTGCCCCAAGGTGCTTCTCCAGACGATCCGACTCTGGTTTTAGTCAGTAATCAGCCGATGCTTGCTCCTAATAAGGAGAGTTGGGCCGGGGATCTTTTGCAACGGTTCCAGTTAAATAATCTCGTCGCCGATCTCCAGGGCGATAGTCCCCAACAGGGTTACGTCACCCTTTCCCCTGAAAAAGTCTTGGCCGCTAACCCTGAAATGTTAATCATGGTGGATGTGGGGGACGATTCGATCAATCAGCTCAAATCGGCTCCTTTTTGGCAGGACTTAGCCGCCGTGAAAAATGATCGCATTTATACTTTTGATTATTATGGCTTGGTAAATCCGGGGGGCCTTGAGGCAATTCAAAGCACCTGCGAAAAGCTCCAAAGCATCACCTAG